A part of Candidatus Tanganyikabacteria bacterium genomic DNA contains:
- a CDS encoding aspartate aminotransferase family protein — protein MLKPPHPVAMLAYAMAMRINPNNHALDGGPATAALERECVAQLARMVGFGTHLGHLTSSGTIANLEALWVARQLHPGKGVAYSEQAHYTHGRMCEVLGIPGVPIPADAAGRLDLVALADRLSAGDIGTVVATLGTTGLGALDPVDRLADMAAERGFRLHVDAAYGGFYTLLARRDPALVAPGPFLGAARADSFVMDPHKHGLQPYGCGCVLFADPAVGALYKHDSPYTYFTSPELHLGEISLECSRAGAAAAALWATLRCFPLEADAGLGRVLQATRRAGREFAAAVRGSAYLALLLEPDLDIVAYYPIAGTAGEISAASEAVFGALLRDPADPVYLAKLVLPRALAAPHMPEVKWDVDRVTVLRSCLLKPEHAPVAEWLAARIDRAAAALQ, from the coding sequence CGCCATGGCGATGCGCATCAACCCCAACAATCACGCGCTGGACGGCGGACCCGCCACCGCGGCGCTGGAACGCGAGTGCGTGGCGCAACTGGCCCGGATGGTCGGGTTCGGGACTCACCTGGGCCATCTCACCAGCAGCGGCACGATCGCCAACCTGGAAGCACTCTGGGTCGCGCGGCAACTGCATCCGGGAAAGGGCGTCGCCTACTCGGAGCAGGCGCACTACACCCACGGCCGGATGTGCGAGGTGCTCGGCATCCCCGGCGTGCCCATTCCCGCCGACGCAGCGGGCCGGCTTGACCTGGTCGCCCTCGCAGACCGGCTTTCGGCCGGCGACATCGGCACGGTCGTCGCGACGCTCGGCACGACGGGCCTGGGCGCGCTCGATCCGGTCGATCGACTGGCCGACATGGCCGCCGAGCGCGGTTTCCGGCTGCACGTCGACGCGGCCTACGGCGGGTTCTACACCCTCCTGGCACGGCGCGATCCAGCGCTGGTGGCGCCCGGCCCGTTTTTGGGCGCGGCCCGCGCCGACAGCTTCGTCATGGATCCCCACAAGCACGGGTTGCAGCCCTACGGATGCGGCTGCGTGCTCTTCGCCGATCCGGCGGTGGGCGCCCTCTACAAGCACGACTCGCCCTACACCTACTTCACCTCTCCGGAGTTACACCTGGGGGAAATCAGCCTGGAGTGCTCGCGCGCGGGTGCCGCGGCCGCGGCGCTGTGGGCGACGCTGCGCTGCTTCCCGCTGGAGGCCGATGCCGGCCTGGGCCGGGTGCTGCAAGCCACGCGGCGCGCCGGCCGGGAGTTTGCCGCCGCCGTGCGCGGCAGCGCCTACCTGGCACTCCTGCTCGAACCCGACCTGGACATCGTCGCGTACTACCCGATCGCGGGCACGGCCGGCGAGATCAGCGCCGCCAGCGAGGCGGTGTTCGGCGCGTTGCTGCGGGATCCGGCCGATCCGGTGTACCTGGCGAAACTGGTCCTGCCCCGCGCGCTGGCCGCGCCGCACATGCCTGAAGTGAAGTGGGACGTGGATCGCGTCACGGTCCTCCGCTCCTGCCTGCTCAAGCCAGAGCATGCGCCGGTCGCCGAGTGGCTGGCGGCGCGCATCGACCGCGCCGCCGCGGCGCTTCAGTAG
- a CDS encoding LysR family transcriptional regulator has product MNPDWLRYFVVVAQTRNFHVAAEQLHVTPQALSKAVGALGAVLIDRDRRVRGLTAAGEALLSEAHDVLRALENAERRMAECRDGTPRGPVTIAGDGLWHHYLLPGILADLRARYPELRPRLFEMIPDDAERHVAAGEVEIGLLLRAPRRADLDHRRGLASPYVIVARPGCSGKWTDFAYVVPRLFGRELAESLDGWPEGEFPRRVAAEVELLETALRLAEAGVGAAYVPELAIRDRLARGTLAIVAEPPCSFVDQLYIVWRRGIRHTPAARALLAALETY; this is encoded by the coding sequence ATGAATCCCGACTGGCTCCGCTATTTCGTCGTGGTCGCCCAGACCCGCAACTTCCACGTCGCGGCCGAGCAACTGCACGTGACGCCGCAGGCGCTCTCCAAGGCGGTGGGCGCCCTGGGGGCGGTCCTCATCGATCGCGATCGGCGCGTTCGGGGCCTCACGGCCGCCGGCGAGGCCCTGCTGTCGGAGGCGCACGACGTCCTGCGCGCCCTGGAGAACGCGGAGCGCCGCATGGCCGAGTGCCGCGACGGCACGCCCCGGGGTCCGGTCACCATCGCGGGCGACGGCCTGTGGCACCATTACCTCCTTCCGGGCATCCTGGCGGACCTGCGGGCGCGCTATCCCGAGCTGCGGCCGCGCCTTTTCGAGATGATTCCCGACGATGCCGAGCGGCACGTGGCGGCAGGCGAGGTCGAGATCGGCCTGCTCCTGCGAGCGCCGCGCCGCGCCGATCTCGACCATCGGCGCGGCCTCGCCTCACCCTACGTGATCGTGGCGCGGCCAGGCTGCTCGGGAAAGTGGACCGATTTCGCGTACGTGGTGCCGAGGCTCTTCGGCCGGGAGCTCGCCGAGAGCCTCGACGGCTGGCCGGAGGGCGAGTTCCCCCGACGCGTGGCCGCTGAGGTGGAGCTCCTGGAGACCGCCCTGCGCCTGGCCGAGGCGGGAGTGGGAGCGGCCTACGTGCCCGAGTTGGCCATTCGCGACCGCCTGGCCCGCGGCACGCTGGCCATCGTGGCCGAACCGCCCTGTTCGTTCGTCGATCAGCTCTACATCGTCTGGCGGCGGGGTATCCGGCACACGCCGGCTGCCCGCGCCCTGCTGGCCGCGCTCGAGACCTACTGA